A window of Methylomonas sp. 11b genomic DNA:
CTTGGGCGGAGTATTGATAGAAAGCTCCGTGTTCGAGCATTTGAATCTATTGCTACCCAAGCCTCTTGAAAATTCAGCACTTAAGACGCGCTGGTTACATTCGCCAGCGGTCCAGCAATTTGAGCGCGGCGAAAGCATACCCGAGGAGTTTGCGGAGAGATTCATCGCCGAATGGGGACTACGGATTACGCCACGGATATTTCTGAAAAAGTTTGCATCCTGGCCCCGGCAGTTTTTTCCAGGCGCGCGAAAAACCATTAGCGATTTACGTACAAACTACAGGGTGGGCTGCCTAAGCAATTCGAATCCTCTGCATTGGCAACGCTTCGACGAGTTTGAGGACGATTTTGACATCACCTTGTTTTCGCATTTGCTCGGCGCTATCAAGCCCGATCCCGAGATCTTTGCATTGGCCTTAAGCCGGTGTGAGGTTGAGCCTTCCGAAGTCTATTTTTTCGATGATTGTTCCGCCAATGTCCAAAGCGCGCAAAACCTTGGCATCACGGCCTTTCATGTAGACGGTTTCGAGTCGCTTCAAGACGTGTTAAATGTTCAGGGTTTAATGCCTTAGAGTCTGTTGGGTACGCCTTGAATTGACGCCTTCCATACCAGCATAAGCAAACCATCTCGCGGCATCAGGCCTGTTAATTGACATCTTTAAAAATGTCTTCCTCTGCATAGAAACGATTTTCAGTGATCACATCGGCAGAAATCTTCTTAGCAATTAAATCGTGTACATCCGCAGTAATCCGCTCGATAATTTCCAAGGTTTCACCTTGCTGTAAAGACTTAAGCAAGGCATTACCCCAGATTGATACATGCCGGGTATTTATAACGCGGGTATCGTTATTTTTTGCCCATTCGCGAGAAATAGATAATCCCAAATCATCCATTTTTTCTTTCACTTCTCCCGCCAAAACCGGGTCTTTAATTCTCAGCAATAAATCTTGCTTAATATTATTCCAGCCACTGGGGTAAAGCTCCCACCCCTGATAAAAGCGTTTCACCCAGGTTAAGTATTGATCCAGTGTTTGACTATTAGTATTTACTACGTCCCGCTGGTATTCATTAAAAAAATAAGCATACCTGGGCAAATCATCCGGCCAAATCGGGTCTTTTGCCGTTAAGGTTCCGCAAGCCGGCAAGACCATAATCATTAAAATAGCCAAAAACCGTATTTTCATATGAATTACTCAGTGCCTGCGTCAAAAACTTGGTAAACACCAGCTCTATTAGACGCCATCTCGATAGAACAAC
This region includes:
- a CDS encoding HAD family hydrolase; this translates as MRFPSLLLFDDLGGVLIESSVFEHLNLLLPKPLENSALKTRWLHSPAVQQFERGESIPEEFAERFIAEWGLRITPRIFLKKFASWPRQFFPGARKTISDLRTNYRVGCLSNSNPLHWQRFDEFEDDFDITLFSHLLGAIKPDPEIFALALSRCEVEPSEVYFFDDCSANVQSAQNLGITAFHVDGFESLQDVLNVQGLMP